CGGAGGCGTGTTCGCCGTGGCCGGCACCGTCGCGGAAATCTGGCCGCTCCTCGGCCAGCCGAAACCCTACGCGCCGGACGCGCTCTGGCAAAAACGATGAGCGCGCGCCGGCCGTTGCTCGCCTTGCTGCGCGCCCACGCCGCGCTCCCGCTCGATGCGCACGAGGCGTCGATGGCGGCGGCGATCATCGCGTTTGTGGAGGCAAATCCGCGCTGCGCCGAGCGCTCGCTCGCCGAGGGGCACCTGACCGGCTCGGCGTGGATCGTGGACGCGGCGCGGCGGCGCGCGCTCCTCACGCATCACCGCAAGCTCGGCCTCTGGCTGCAACTCGGCGGCCACGCGGACGGCGGGCTGGATTTGCGCGAAGTGGCGTGGCGCGAGGCGCGCGAGGAGTCCGGACTCGCCGGCGTGCGTCCGCTGGGAACCGGGATCTTCGATGTGGACCGGCACCGCATTCCGGCGCGGAAGGACGAGTCGGAGCACTGGCATTACGACGTGCGTTTTTTGTTTGAGGCCGACGCGGACGAACCGCTCGTGGTGAGCGGCGAGTCCCGCGAACTCGCATGGGTGCCGCTCGGGGAAATCGCCGCGCGCAACCCCGAGGAATCCCTCGCCCGCATGGTGCGGAAAACACAGGCGCGGTTCGGCGCGTAAGGCAAAACCAGGAACGGATTGCCGGCGCGCCCGATGGTCTCATCCGCGGTTCTTTTTCGGCTCGCGCGGCCGGTAGTTGCTCACGTTGATGCCGTCGCCGGGACGGAGTCTGCGGAAGGCAAGTGACGAAAGGACCGTGAACGCGCCGATGGCCAGAAAGGCGTGATGCAGCCCGTCCACGTAAGGCGCGCGGTCCGCAGCGGACACGCCGCCGATGAAGACGCCGGCGACGAGCGACGCCGTCGCGATGCCGAAGCTGAGCGAGAGTTGCTGCGCGGTGCTCGCGATGCTGCTGCCCTTGCTCGCGTCCTCGTCGGCCACGTCGGCATAGGTGAGCGAATTCATGCTCGTGAACTGCAACGAGGAGAAAAACCCCTGCATGAAGGCGAGCGAGAGGATGCACCAGACCGGGGTGGCGGGGCCGACGAGGGCGAATGCCATGATGTTTCCGCCGAGCAGCACGGTGTTGGCGGCGAGCACGGCGCGGTGGCCGAGCCGCGCGAGGATCGTCCGGCTGATGATTTTCATGCCGATGGCGGCAAACGCCTGCGGCATGGTGAACAGCCCCGCCTGCCACGGCGGATAGCCGAGCCCGACTTGATAGAGCAGGGGCAGCAGAAACGGCATGCCGCCGACGCCGAGCCGCGTGACAAATCCGCCCAGCACCGAAATGGAAAACGTGCGCGTGCGAAATAGCGACAGCGCGAGCAGCGGCTCGCCGGTTTTGCGCGCGTGAAGCCCATACGTGGCCAGCAGCAGCAGCGAAAGCCCGGTGAGCGCGAGCAGCGACGACGGCGCCCAGGTGTGCTCGCCGAACACTTCCAGCACATACGACAGCGTGGCGATGCCGGCGCCGAACAGCACGAACCCGATCGAATCGAGCGGACGCGCGTCGGGGTCGCGGAAATCCGCCATGTAGCGCCGCGCGAACCACAGGCCCGCCAGCCCGATGGGAATGTTGACAAAGAAGATCACGCGCCATGGCAGCCAGTGCACGATCAGGCCGCCCGCAAACGGCCCGACGAGCGGCCCGATCAGCGCCGGGATGACGACAAAGTTCATCGTCGCGATCATCTCCGAGCGGGGAAACGCCCGTACGAGCGCGAGCCGCCCGACCGGCATCATCATCGCCCCGCCCATGCCCTGGACGATGCGCGACGCGACGAGCATGGGCGTGTTGACCGCGCACCCGCAGAGCAGCGAGCCGAGCGTGAAAAGCGCGATCGCGTTGGAAAACACCCGCCGCGTGCCAAACCGGTCGGCCATCCAGCCGCTGACCGGGATGAACACCGCGAGGCTCAGCGTGTAGCTGGTGAGCACGGCTTTCAGGCTGAGCGGCTCGACTTGCAGGCTTGCCGCCATGGTCGGCACGGCGGTGTTGATGATGGTGGCGTCGAGATTTTCCATGAACAGCCCGACCGCGATGATCCACGGCATGACGCGCTTGCGGTCGGCGGACTCGTTTCGAACGGCGCTCATGGAAGAATGGCCTGCGCGAACGGATGACGCCCGCCGCTGCGCACCCCCGCCGACGCCGACGACGGGGCCGCATCCGGGGCGGTCGCGGCTTCGAGCGCGGCCAGGTGGGCCAGCGCGTGTTCACGCCCCGCGCCGCACATTTCCCGCGACGGCCGCAGGCTCGCGCAAACGGCGGGGCGTTCCGGTTTCCCGAACAAGGCGCAGGAAAAATCCGGCCGCAACTGCACGCACGGCACGCCCGCCGGCTTGCCCTCCGGCAGGCCCGGAATGGGCGTCGTGATCGACGGCGCGATGCAACATGCGCCGCAGGCAGGACGGCAATCCACAGTGATCATGATTAAAAAAGAAGAATGCAGCTTGGACGCAAAAAACGTCAATCCGGGTGCAGGCGGAGTTATGCGTGGAATAAGAAAACATACAATCCGCCAGGGCGTTCTTTTTTCGGCGGCAATCGGACATTTTGTTTGCACGATGGACGCTTCCTGGTCCACAACCCGCAACTCGATTCCCATCCATGACTTGTCTGCCTTTGCTTGCCTCCGCGTCCGGCGCGGCCATTCCGCTGGCCTTGATCATTCCGTTTGTGCTTCTGCTCATGCTCATCGCGGTGATGCCGTTGATGGTCGCAAAGGTGAAGCACTGGTGGGAGCACAGGTATCCGTTTGTCGCGATCGGGCTGGGCCTGCTGGTGGTGGTTTATTACCTGCTGCGCATTCCCGGCGGCGGCGAAACCATCGCGCACACGCTAGAGGAGTATTTTTCGTTCATCTGCCTCATCGGCGCCCTGTTCACGGTCGCGGGCGGCATCCATATCAAGGTGAAAGGCTCGGCCACGCCGGTGGGCAACATCGTGTTTCTCGCGGTCGGCGCGGTGCTGGCCAATTTCATCGGCACGACGGGCGCGTCGATGGTGCTGATCCGTCCGTGGCTGCGCATGAACAAGATCCGGCTCGGCGCGTACCACGTGATATTTTTCATCTTCATCGTGTCCAACGCGGGCGGCGCGCTCACGCCCATCGGCGACCCGCCGCTGTTCCTCGGCTACCTGCGCGGCGTGCCGTTTTTCTGGCTCATCGAGCACGTGTTCCTCATCTGGCTGCTGGTCATCGGGCTGATCCTCGCGGTGTTTTTTGCGATTGATTTTCGCGCCTTCAAAAAGACGCCGAGCGCCGTTCAGTCCGAGATCGGCGAGTCCGACACCTGGCGTTTCGAGGGCGGATTGAACCTGTTGTTTCTGCTCGTGATCATCGGCGCGGTGTTCCTGCCCGCGAAGTTTTTCCTGCGCGAGATCGTGATGCTGGCGGCCGCGGCGGGTTCGTATTTCAGCACGCCGCGCGCGGTGCACGCGCAGAACGAGTTCAACTTCGGCCCGATTCGCGAGGTCGCGTTCCTGTTCGCGGGGATTTTCATGACAATGATGCCCGCGCTCGGCTACCTGGAGCAGCACGGGCAGGAGTTCGGCTTCAAAAAACCCGCGCAATATTATTTCGCCGCCGGCTCGCTGTCCTCGGTGCTCGACAACGCCCCGACCTACGTGAACTTCCTCGAACTGGCCGAGACCACGGTCCGCGCGGAGGAGCCCGCGGCGTTTGCCGCGCTCGGCGACGAGAAGCATGCCGCGGTGCGCCTGCTGCTGGAGCGCAGGCCGCTGCTGGTCATCGCGGTGAGCCTTGGCGCGGTGTTTTTCGGCGCGATGACATATATCGGCAACGGTCCGAATTTCATGGTGAAATCCATCGCCGAGAGCAGCGGCGTGCGCATGCCGACTTTCTTCGGCTACATTCTGAAATACAGCCTGCCTTTCCTGCTGCCGATCCTCGCGCTGGTGGGCTGGTTGTTTTTGTAGGCGGCGGTCCTTGGCGGGGGGGGCTCCGGCCCGCCCCCGGAATCTTTCTTCTTTCCTCTTTATCTTTCTCTTTCTCCCGTGCGGTGGAGAAAGAGAAAGATAAAGAGGAAAGAAGAAAGACAGGACGGCCTCGCGTGGCGGCGGATACTCGCGGGTTGCTGGTCAACTGTTGACATACGACAGGTTTGCTTCGCACGGTAAAATGGGCGGTTGTGATGCTGTTTGGTTCCCAAAACGCGCCCCGCGCGCATCGCAAACCTCTCATGCCCGTCCCCGTCAACTCGCCGTCATGCCCGTTTTTCCGCTCCAGATTCGCTCTCGTCCCGTCTGCCGCCTTATCGGTCTTCTGGCCGCCATCCTGATGCTGCCGGCGGCGGTTGCCGCGCTTCGCGCCGCCGGGCCGTCCCCATCGTCCGCCCCCGCTGCCCCCGCCGACAGGGCGTTCCTGCCTGCCTTCACCGTCCTTTTTCGCGCGGACGACCCGCAAATCGCCTTTCGCTCCGCCGGCATCCCGAAGGTTCCCTACAACGTCCCGACATGGGCCGTTGACGAATCCCGGGCCAGCAAAATCAATGTGAAGCGCGACGTCACCCAGGGCGGCGACGGCTTCGACGACCGCATCCTCGACGGCAGGACCGCCAACCGCGCCTTCAACCTCTTCGCCGCGGCCGAGCGCTCCGAACTGGCCGCCGGCACCACGTTGTCCGCGACCTTCGGCGCCTCCGCCATCGGCACGCGCACCTATGCCTTTCCCGACACCAACCCCCACGTCCGCATCGACGCCCGGCTCACTCAGTTCGACGGCAACCATTTTCCGCTGCTCACCGTCACCGTCACGCGCAAGCACGACGGCTGGCTCTCCATCGGCTACACCGGCGCGCCCGCGTTTGCCGACGCCGAGGCGGAGGAGGCGTGGCAGCCGCTCATCTGGACGGAGCGCCGCTTTCCCGCGCAACCCTACCTGACCTCCGCGCACATGTGCCCGCTGCCGGGCGCGTTTGTCCGCCACGAAGGCACGCTCTACGGCGTCGTCGCCGATCCCGCCGAACTGCCGTTCCAGCCGCTGCCCACGTTTGACAACAGCCGCTTCGGCGTGGCCGTGCGCACCGCGGAAAAAACGCTCCGCCCGATGCTGTTTTTCCCCATGCTCGGCGGCGCGGGTTCCCATGGCAAAGCCGGCGAGACGCTTGTCTTCAAGCTGCGCCTTGTCCGCCTGCCCGACACCGATGTCACCGCCGGCTTCGAGAAAATCGCGCGCGAGCTCTTCGCCTTTGCCGACCGCCGCCACAACGCCCTCGGCACGCTCAATTCCGCCCTCACCAACATCATCGACTACGGCATGAGCGACTACGCCTACTGGAACGCCCCGCTCCGCGGCTGCGGCTACAGCACCGACGTGCCCGACGCGGTGAAAAACGTCTCCTCGCTCAACCCCCTCGAACTCGCGCTCGTCACCGGGCGCGGCGAACTCTTCAGCGAGCGCGCCCGCCCCATCCTCGAATACCTGCTCTCGCGCGAAAAATTCCTCTTCAGCCTCGATCCGAAACAAAAAATCCAGTCGCCCTCGCGCGCGCTCCACGGCCCTTGCGCGCCCGTCAGCGAGTTCGCCGCGCTCCACGACATCAGCCACGGCAACACCGGCGTTTTCCTCGAAACCGCCCGCGAGCTTTTCCCGAAAAACCGCGTCATCAACCTCGACGAACCCTCGCCCGGCCCGACTTGGTGGAACGCCCTCGCGCTCTACCGCGCCACCGGGGAAAAATCATGGCTCGCCCGCGCCCGCGCCGGTGCCGACGACTATCTGGCCCGCCGCGTCGCGGCGCCCGCGACCGCCTTCGACGACCCCGACGGGCAGGGATTCTTTTTCTGGCTCGGTTTCGTGCCGCGCTGGATCGACCTCCTCATGCTTTACGAGGCCACCGGCGAACTGCGCTACCTCGACGCCGCCCACCGCGGCGCGCGCCTCAACGCCCTCTTCATCTGGATGTGCCCCGCCGTGCCCAACGAAAACATCCGCGTAAACGAGGGCGGACTCGCGCCCGTTTACTGGTATCTCGGCAAGCGCGGCTTCCCCGCCATCCCCGTGCCCGAGGAGGAGGCGCCCGCATGGCGGCTTTCCGAGCTCGGCCTCACGCCCGAGTCCTCCGGCACCGCCACCGGCCACCGCGCGATTTTCATGGCGCACCACGCGCCCTGGATGCTCCGCCTTTCCGCCCTCACCGGCGACGCGTTCCTGCACGACATCGCCCGCTGGGCCGTCATCGGGCGCTACCGCTCCTTCCCCGGCTACCACATCAACACCGCCCGCACCACCGTGTATGAAAAAGCCGGATACGCTCTGCGCCCGCACGAGGCGATGAGTTACAATTCCATTCACTACAACCACGTCTGGCCCATGGCCTCGATGCTGCTCGACTACCTCGTCACCGACGCGTGGGCGCGCAGCGCCGGCGCCGTGTCGTTCCCCGACCAATACATCGAGGGTTACGCCTACCTGCAAAGCCGCTTCTACGGCCACCGCCCGGGCAAAATCTACGGGCTCGACGGCATGCGCCTCTGGCTGCCCGACGGACTCGTCACCGGCGGCTCCGAGGAACTCAACTACCTCGCCGCGCACAACGCCGACGGCGTCGCCCTCGTTTTCACCAACCAGTCCTTCGCGCCCGTCCGCGCCCGCGTCACGCTCGATCCCGCGCGTTTCGCCGCGCTGCCCGAGGGCGCGCGCATCCGCCGCTGGGTCGCCAACAAACCGGTGGCCGGCGCGGTCTGGAATTCGTCCGGCGAAGTGGGCATCGACGTGCCCGCCGGCGGCATCGCCGCCATCTTCATCGAGGGCGCGATCCCGCGGCCCGGCTGGACGCCCGGCAACGATCTCGCGAAACCCGTGTCCGGCGGCGTGATGAAACTCGCGCCCGGCGACGCCCGCGCGATGGTGCTCAGCCTCGGCGACCGCTCCACCTGGCTTTACGCCTACCTGCGCGAGGACGACGCCGCCTGGAAAAACGCCGGCTTCACCATCACGGGCGCCCAAGGCGAAACCACGCTGAAGGACGAGGCCTTTCCCTTCGAATTTTCAAAGGACATCGCCCCCGGCGAATCCTCGTTCGCGTTTGAAATCGACGCCACCCGCGCCGACGGCACGCCCGTGAAGGGCGCGCCGGTCTCCATCTCCCTCCACTGAAATCCCCCCAACCGCATCATGCACCGACTCAACCTCGCCTTGTTCTCGCTGTTTATTCTGGCCGCTCTTCCTGCGGGCGCCGCGCTCGACGCGCCCAAGCTTCTCGCCCCCGCGAACAACGAAGTCTCCACCAACGCCCGTCCCGAATTCGCCTGGTCGGCGGTTCCCGGCGCGGCGGCCTACGAAATCGAGGTCGCGGCCGACTTTGATTTCAAAACCATCGTCCATCCGCGCACACGCGTCACGGAAACCAGTTTCACCCCCGCCAAGCCGCTCTTCCCCGCCCAGCGAATCTGGCACGTCCGGGCGCTCGACGCCTCGGGCAATCCCGGCAAGTGGTCGACGACCCGCGTGTATCGTATCCAGCCCGGGCCCAAAACAAGCGCGGCCCCGGCTCCGGCCGCATCCGCCGCCGCCGCGCCCGCCGCGAAACCCGGCAAGACCCTCAGGCTTCTCGCTCCCGCGAACAACGCCGAGGGCACCAACGCCCGCCCCGCCTTCACTTGGACGCCCGTCATCGGCGCCTCCGCCTACGAGATCGAGGTCGCAGCGGACTACGATTTCAAAACCGTCGTCGTGCCCCTCACGCGCGTGACGGAGCCCGTTTTTACTCCCGCCAAGCCGCTCCACCCCGCCCAGCGTTTCTGGCATGTCCGTGTCATCGACGCCTCCGGCAAAGCCGGCCCGTGGAGCGCCGGCTTTGTTTACAAGCTGAAACCCGCGCCGCTCGCCGAGGCCCGCCCGATCGAGGGCCGCCCGGCGGTTTATCCGGCGCACAACCAGGAGGGCATCGTCCAGCAACCCAGCTTCACGTGGGAGCCCGAGCCCGGCGCGGCGGCCTACGAGATCGAGATCGCCGCCGACTACGACTACAAGAAAGTCGTGGTGCCCGTCACGCGCGTCGAGACGCCGCGCTTCGTCCCGCTCAAGCCGCTGGCGACTTACAACCGATTCTGGCGCACCCGCGCCATCGCCGCCGACGGCAAGGCCGGCAAATGGTCCGACACGCGCATCTACAAACTCCGCGAGCCCGCGCACAAAATCAACATTCCCGCCGGCGCCACGCTGGACCAAATCCGCGCCGCCATCGACGCCGCGCCCGCGTCCTCGCTCATCACCTTCGCGCCCAAGGCCACCTACCGGCTGAAACCCGCCGAGGGCGCGCACTTCCTCGTGCTCGAAAAGCGCGACGACCTCATCATCGACGGCAACGATTCCCTTTTCATCATCGAGACCCCCACCGCCGGGGCCGTCACCATGCGCGAATGCCGGCGCGTCACCCTCCGGCGCTTCCGTTTCGACTACGATCCGCTGCCTCACTCCGTCGGCACGGTGGAGTCCGTCAATCTCGCGCCCGCCAAGGAAGTGTCCACCGTCACGCTCCGCCGCCTGCCCGGCTATCCCGACTTCGACGCGCCGCACATGCTCGCCAACTGGTCGTGGGGCGTGATTCTCGATCCCGTCATCCCCGGGCGCATGAAGGCCGGCTCGCCGCTCGTGGTGAGTTTCCCCGGCCCGAAAGTCACGCGC
This genomic stretch from Termitidicoccus mucosus harbors:
- a CDS encoding NUDIX hydrolase, coding for MSARRPLLALLRAHAALPLDAHEASMAAAIIAFVEANPRCAERSLAEGHLTGSAWIVDAARRRALLTHHRKLGLWLQLGGHADGGLDLREVAWREAREESGLAGVRPLGTGIFDVDRHRIPARKDESEHWHYDVRFLFEADADEPLVVSGESRELAWVPLGEIAARNPEESLARMVRKTQARFGA
- a CDS encoding DHA2 family efflux MFS transporter permease subunit, producing MSAVRNESADRKRVMPWIIAVGLFMENLDATIINTAVPTMAASLQVEPLSLKAVLTSYTLSLAVFIPVSGWMADRFGTRRVFSNAIALFTLGSLLCGCAVNTPMLVASRIVQGMGGAMMMPVGRLALVRAFPRSEMIATMNFVVIPALIGPLVGPFAGGLIVHWLPWRVIFFVNIPIGLAGLWFARRYMADFRDPDARPLDSIGFVLFGAGIATLSYVLEVFGEHTWAPSSLLALTGLSLLLLATYGLHARKTGEPLLALSLFRTRTFSISVLGGFVTRLGVGGMPFLLPLLYQVGLGYPPWQAGLFTMPQAFAAIGMKIISRTILARLGHRAVLAANTVLLGGNIMAFALVGPATPVWCILSLAFMQGFFSSLQFTSMNSLTYADVADEDASKGSSIASTAQQLSLSFGIATASLVAGVFIGGVSAADRAPYVDGLHHAFLAIGAFTVLSSLAFRRLRPGDGINVSNYRPREPKKNRG
- a CDS encoding YkgJ family cysteine cluster protein: MITVDCRPACGACCIAPSITTPIPGLPEGKPAGVPCVQLRPDFSCALFGKPERPAVCASLRPSREMCGAGREHALAHLAALEAATAPDAAPSSASAGVRSGGRHPFAQAILP
- a CDS encoding sodium:proton antiporter, producing the protein MTCLPLLASASGAAIPLALIIPFVLLLMLIAVMPLMVAKVKHWWEHRYPFVAIGLGLLVVVYYLLRIPGGGETIAHTLEEYFSFICLIGALFTVAGGIHIKVKGSATPVGNIVFLAVGAVLANFIGTTGASMVLIRPWLRMNKIRLGAYHVIFFIFIVSNAGGALTPIGDPPLFLGYLRGVPFFWLIEHVFLIWLLVIGLILAVFFAIDFRAFKKTPSAVQSEIGESDTWRFEGGLNLLFLLVIIGAVFLPAKFFLREIVMLAAAAGSYFSTPRAVHAQNEFNFGPIREVAFLFAGIFMTMMPALGYLEQHGQEFGFKKPAQYYFAAGSLSSVLDNAPTYVNFLELAETTVRAEEPAAFAALGDEKHAAVRLLLERRPLLVIAVSLGAVFFGAMTYIGNGPNFMVKSIAESSGVRMPTFFGYILKYSLPFLLPILALVGWLFL
- a CDS encoding right-handed parallel beta-helix repeat-containing protein, producing MHRLNLALFSLFILAALPAGAALDAPKLLAPANNEVSTNARPEFAWSAVPGAAAYEIEVAADFDFKTIVHPRTRVTETSFTPAKPLFPAQRIWHVRALDASGNPGKWSTTRVYRIQPGPKTSAAPAPAASAAAAPAAKPGKTLRLLAPANNAEGTNARPAFTWTPVIGASAYEIEVAADYDFKTVVVPLTRVTEPVFTPAKPLHPAQRFWHVRVIDASGKAGPWSAGFVYKLKPAPLAEARPIEGRPAVYPAHNQEGIVQQPSFTWEPEPGAAAYEIEIAADYDYKKVVVPVTRVETPRFVPLKPLATYNRFWRTRAIAADGKAGKWSDTRIYKLREPAHKINIPAGATLDQIRAAIDAAPASSLITFAPKATYRLKPAEGAHFLVLEKRDDLIIDGNDSLFIIETPTAGAVTMRECRRVTLRRFRFDYDPLPHSVGTVESVNLAPAKEVSTVTLRRLPGYPDFDAPHMLANWSWGVILDPVIPGRMKAGSPLVVSFPGPKVTRNPAGADLFDVGIPHANYGKFFAKGDRVVIFARDHGRSLCSVEAGSADITFDRVITHASPAGHFIGINTSDLKILSSGSTLKDATRYYAGNADGAHIRANLIGPWIEDCTFDSIGDDGVALYNKGMAINANPAPDTLTVADTFMNLQPGDAFVIFNPFDGQVFGATRTVTAVKSAGRQWNVTFKPALESKPGFPMGDATWWKNAQLFNRTRVNAGFVVKNNTFTSVRRYSVIARSIDGVITGNTITGSSNAAITLLNEPHAWANGLHSERVLIARNKISASAFDASSSGAGSIAVNLRSLYDHSAEFRPKDGPVPKPARLHRDIRIEDNTIADWNYRAILLRSATDCVIKGNTITASAGASFLKPDASNIAILVDNAKDSVVADNDTSGDPRPASAEQRLSIIDSDNITARNNR